From a region of the Rathayibacter sp. VKM Ac-2804 genome:
- a CDS encoding DUF1844 domain-containing protein codes for MAQHDDDYARRFGDDSSDVEAARDIAEVPAVEIITTAAVHLMSAAAVKCGLADEPGAQVDLDEARKLINALAGLVTAGAPDISDMHARSLRDGLRTLQLAFREASPIADPIGKGPGEKWTGPVT; via the coding sequence ATGGCTCAGCACGACGACGACTACGCCCGACGGTTCGGCGACGACTCCTCCGATGTGGAGGCCGCCCGCGACATCGCCGAGGTGCCTGCGGTCGAGATCATCACGACCGCCGCGGTGCACCTGATGAGCGCCGCCGCCGTGAAGTGCGGTCTCGCCGATGAGCCGGGCGCCCAGGTCGACCTCGACGAGGCGCGCAAGCTGATCAACGCCCTCGCCGGCCTCGTCACCGCTGGGGCGCCCGACATCAGCGACATGCACGCGCGCAGCCTGCGCGACGGGCTCCGGACGCTGCAGCTCGCCTTCCGCGAGGCCTCGCCGATCGCCGACCCGATCGGCAAGGGCCCGGGCGAGAAGTGGACCGGCCCGGTCACCTGA
- a CDS encoding amino acid ABC transporter permease — MDVLLNNLDVFVPAFGNTLLLFVVSLVFALLLGTVVGAMRVSPVPIARAVGTVYVNTIRNTPLTLLMFFFAFGYPKLDLPDVGYTNLAITALSIYTATYVAEVLRSGINTVPIGQAEAARAIGLDFGLTMTQVVLPQAFRSVIPPLMSVLIALLKNTTVAAGFSVAEAGTIVRVLNERGENSLIVVLWVALAFVILVTGLSLLQRQLEKKWRVAR, encoded by the coding sequence ATGGATGTTCTCCTGAACAACCTCGACGTGTTCGTCCCCGCGTTCGGCAACACCCTGCTGCTGTTCGTCGTGTCGCTCGTCTTCGCCCTCCTCCTCGGCACCGTGGTCGGAGCGATGCGCGTCTCGCCCGTCCCGATCGCGCGAGCGGTCGGCACCGTCTACGTCAACACCATCCGGAACACGCCGCTGACGCTGCTGATGTTCTTCTTCGCCTTCGGCTATCCCAAGCTCGACCTGCCGGACGTCGGCTATACGAACCTCGCGATCACCGCGCTGAGCATCTACACGGCGACCTACGTGGCCGAGGTGCTCCGCTCCGGCATCAACACCGTGCCGATCGGCCAGGCCGAGGCGGCCCGCGCGATCGGCCTCGACTTCGGCCTCACGATGACCCAGGTGGTGCTGCCGCAGGCGTTCCGCTCGGTCATCCCGCCGCTGATGAGCGTGCTGATCGCCCTCCTCAAGAACACCACCGTCGCCGCCGGCTTCTCGGTCGCCGAGGCCGGGACGATCGTCCGCGTGCTCAACGAGCGCGGCGAGAACAGCCTCATCGTCGTGCTCTGGGTGGCGCTCGCCTTCGTGATCCTCGTCACCGGGCTCTCCCTCCTCCAACGCCAGCTCGAGAAGAAGTGGAGGGTCGCCCGATGA
- the hisB gene encoding imidazoleglycerol-phosphate dehydratase HisB → MTSSSAAPGRTASLRRATSESSIELSIDLDGTGVADLSTGVPFFDHLLTAFAKHSLTDLTVRATGDIEIDIHHTAEDIGIVLGTAIKQALGDKAGISRFGDALVPLDEALVQAVVDISGRPYLVHGGEPEGFALHLIGGHFTGSMVRHVFEAIAFNAGLTVHVTVLGGRDPHHIAEAEFKAFARAFRQAKAFDPLVAGVPSTKGAL, encoded by the coding sequence ATGACCTCCTCGAGCGCCGCTCCCGGGCGCACCGCCTCCCTCCGTCGTGCCACCAGCGAGTCGAGCATCGAGCTGTCGATCGACCTCGACGGCACCGGTGTCGCGGACCTCTCCACGGGCGTGCCCTTCTTCGACCACCTGCTGACGGCGTTCGCGAAGCACTCGCTGACCGACCTGACCGTCCGCGCGACCGGCGACATCGAGATCGACATCCACCACACCGCCGAGGACATCGGCATCGTGCTCGGCACCGCGATCAAGCAGGCGCTCGGCGACAAGGCCGGCATCTCCCGCTTCGGCGACGCCCTCGTGCCGCTCGACGAGGCGCTCGTCCAGGCGGTCGTCGACATCTCCGGCCGCCCCTACCTCGTGCACGGCGGCGAGCCCGAGGGCTTCGCGCTGCACCTGATCGGCGGCCACTTCACCGGATCGATGGTCCGCCACGTCTTCGAGGCGATCGCCTTCAACGCCGGCCTGACCGTGCACGTCACGGTGCTCGGCGGCCGCGACCCGCACCACATCGCCGAGGCCGAGTTCAAGGCGTTCGCCCGGGCGTTCCGCCAGGCCAAGGCCTTCGACCCGCTGGTCGCCGGAGTGCCCTCGACGAAGGGCGCCCTGTGA
- a CDS encoding RNA methyltransferase, translating to MLDNPRSPRVRSVAKLTRRPARQESGLFLLEGPQAMSEALRYRPELLMESFATPTALERHPEIVAAAEEAEVEIEYVTEDVLDSMADTVTPQGFVAVCRQFPTSLKDVVASEPRLVAVLEEVRDPGNLGTIIRAADAAGADAVVLTGRSVDLYNPKVVRSTMGSLFHLPVAVGAELPDVLQRLRSAGLRAVAADVKGEGLLDVRARGDLAQPTVWVFGNEARGLEDESLELMDGVVAVPIYGAAESLNLATAASVCLYESAFALRS from the coding sequence ATGCTCGACAACCCCCGTTCTCCCCGTGTCCGCTCCGTCGCCAAGCTCACCCGGCGTCCGGCACGGCAGGAGTCGGGGCTCTTCCTCCTCGAGGGCCCGCAGGCCATGTCCGAGGCGCTCCGCTACCGTCCCGAGCTGCTGATGGAGTCGTTCGCGACCCCCACCGCGCTCGAGCGCCACCCCGAGATCGTCGCCGCGGCCGAGGAGGCCGAGGTCGAGATCGAGTACGTGACCGAGGACGTCCTCGACTCGATGGCCGACACCGTCACGCCGCAGGGCTTCGTGGCCGTCTGCCGGCAGTTCCCGACGTCGCTCAAGGACGTCGTCGCCTCCGAGCCGCGCCTCGTCGCCGTGCTGGAGGAGGTCCGCGACCCGGGCAACCTCGGCACGATCATCCGCGCGGCCGACGCCGCGGGCGCCGACGCCGTCGTGCTGACCGGCCGCTCCGTCGACCTCTACAACCCGAAGGTCGTCCGCTCCACCATGGGCTCGCTGTTCCACCTGCCCGTCGCGGTCGGCGCCGAACTGCCCGACGTGCTGCAGCGGCTGCGCTCCGCCGGGCTCAGGGCCGTCGCGGCCGATGTGAAGGGCGAGGGCCTGCTCGACGTGCGCGCCAGGGGCGACCTCGCGCAGCCCACGGTGTGGGTCTTCGGCAACGAGGCGCGCGGCCTCGAGGACGAGTCGCTCGAGCTGATGGACGGTGTCGTCGCCGTGCCGATCTACGGCGCCGCGGAGTCGCTCAACCTCGCCACCGCCGCCTCGGTCTGCCTCTACGAGAGCGCCTTCGCGCTCCGCTCCTGA
- the rpmI gene encoding 50S ribosomal protein L35 yields MPKMKTHSGAKKRFKVTGSGKLMKQQAGMRHNLESKSSVRTRRLNQDQVLAPQDAKVAKKLLGL; encoded by the coding sequence ATGCCCAAGATGAAGACCCACTCGGGTGCCAAGAAGCGTTTCAAGGTCACGGGCTCCGGCAAGCTCATGAAGCAGCAGGCCGGTATGCGTCACAACCTGGAGTCGAAGTCCAGCGTCCGCACCCGTCGCCTGAACCAGGACCAGGTCCTCGCCCCGCAGGACGCCAAGGTCGCCAAGAAGCTTCTCGGCCTGTAG
- the infC gene encoding translation initiation factor IF-3 translates to MSDPRTNDRIRVPEVRLVGPAGEQVGVVKIEVALRLAQDADLDLVEVAPNSKPPVAKIMDYGKFKYEQAQKLKEARRNQANTILKEVRFRLKIDKHDYETKRKRAEGFLKAGDKVKAMILFRGREQSRPEMGVRLLQRFAEDVSEFGQVESTPTIDGRNMVMVIGPLKNKSEAKAEANAVRAARREANTPEEETAESESV, encoded by the coding sequence ATCAGCGATCCCCGTACCAACGACCGAATCCGCGTCCCCGAGGTCCGCCTCGTGGGTCCCGCCGGAGAACAGGTCGGCGTCGTGAAAATCGAGGTCGCCCTGCGACTCGCGCAGGACGCAGACCTGGATCTGGTCGAGGTTGCTCCCAACTCCAAGCCTCCCGTCGCCAAGATCATGGACTACGGGAAGTTCAAGTACGAGCAGGCCCAGAAGCTCAAGGAAGCCCGTCGCAACCAGGCGAACACGATCCTCAAGGAGGTCCGCTTCCGCCTGAAGATCGACAAGCACGACTACGAGACCAAGCGCAAGCGCGCCGAGGGCTTCCTGAAGGCCGGCGACAAGGTCAAGGCCATGATCCTGTTCCGCGGTCGCGAGCAGTCCCGCCCCGAGATGGGCGTGCGACTCCTGCAGCGCTTCGCGGAGGACGTGTCCGAGTTCGGCCAGGTCGAGTCCACCCCGACCATCGACGGTCGCAACATGGTGATGGTCATCGGCCCGCTGAAGAACAAGTCCGAGGCGAAGGCCGAGGCGAACGCCGTCCGCGCCGCTCGTCGCGAGGCCAACACCCCCGAAGAGGAAACGGCCGAGTCCGAATCCGTCTGA
- a CDS encoding amino acid ABC transporter ATP-binding protein, protein MEAPSQAGRSSAAAREPLVVLDGVQKHYGEFQALKDIDLTINRGEVVVVLGPSGSGKSTLCRTINRLETISGGTISIDGQTLPEEGKGLAALRADVGMVFQSFNLFAHKTILENVTLGPIKVRKLSRKAAEAEAQALLDRVGVGHQAGKTPAQLSGGQQQRVAIARALAMKPKVMLFDEPTSALDPEMINEVLDVMVGLAEEGMTMIVVTHEMGFARKAAHRVVFMSDGEILEDTDPESFFTAPRTDRAKDFLSKLITH, encoded by the coding sequence ATGGAAGCACCCTCCCAGGCCGGGCGATCGTCCGCTGCCGCCCGCGAGCCCCTCGTCGTCCTCGACGGGGTTCAGAAGCACTACGGCGAGTTCCAGGCGCTGAAGGACATCGATCTGACGATCAACCGCGGCGAGGTGGTCGTGGTCCTCGGTCCCTCCGGGTCGGGCAAGTCGACGCTCTGCCGCACGATCAATCGCCTGGAGACGATCTCCGGCGGCACGATCTCGATCGACGGTCAAACGCTGCCGGAGGAGGGCAAGGGGCTCGCCGCGCTGCGCGCCGACGTCGGCATGGTCTTCCAGTCGTTCAACCTCTTCGCGCACAAGACGATCCTCGAGAACGTCACGCTCGGGCCGATCAAGGTCCGCAAGCTCTCGCGGAAGGCGGCCGAGGCGGAGGCGCAGGCGCTGCTCGACCGCGTCGGCGTCGGGCACCAGGCGGGCAAGACGCCCGCCCAGCTCTCCGGCGGTCAGCAGCAGCGCGTGGCCATCGCCCGCGCCCTGGCGATGAAGCCGAAGGTGATGCTCTTCGACGAGCCGACCTCGGCACTCGACCCGGAGATGATCAACGAGGTCCTCGACGTCATGGTCGGCCTCGCCGAGGAGGGCATGACGATGATCGTCGTCACCCACGAGATGGGCTTCGCCCGGAAGGCCGCCCACCGGGTCGTCTTCATGTCCGACGGCGAGATCCTCGAGGACACCGACCCCGAGTCGTTCTTCACCGCCCCGCGCACCGACCGGGCCAAGGACTTCCTCTCGAAGCTGATCACCCACTAG
- the rplT gene encoding 50S ribosomal protein L20 produces MARVKRAVNAHKKRRVILERAKGYRGQRSRLYRKAKEQVTHSLVYSYRDRRAKKGEFRRLWIQRINAASRANGLTYNRFIQGLALAGIQVDRRILADLAITEPATFTALVASAKAALPADTSAPKAA; encoded by the coding sequence ATGGCAAGAGTCAAGAGGGCGGTCAACGCCCACAAGAAGCGTCGCGTCATCCTCGAGCGCGCCAAGGGCTACCGCGGCCAGCGCTCGCGTCTGTACCGCAAGGCCAAGGAGCAGGTCACCCACTCCCTCGTCTACTCGTACCGCGACCGCCGCGCGAAGAAGGGCGAGTTCCGCCGCCTCTGGATCCAGCGCATCAACGCCGCGTCCCGCGCGAACGGCCTGACCTACAACCGCTTCATCCAGGGCCTCGCCCTGGCCGGCATCCAGGTCGACCGCCGCATCCTCGCCGACCTCGCGATCACCGAGCCGGCGACCTTCACCGCCCTCGTGGCGAGCGCGAAGGCCGCCCTGCCCGCCGACACCTCGGCCCCGAAGGCCGCGTAG
- a CDS encoding amino acid ABC transporter permease, whose product MSSVLFDNPGPRAVARNRVMGAVVLLVLVALLAFVLWRFAESGQFSAAKWRAFGYPLVWQSIGAALGQTLAAFATAGVASIVLGLLLAIGRLSDRRWINIPVTLFIELFRAIPVLILMMLMYYGLPFVGLKLTPYLAVVIALTLYNGSVFSEIFRAGIEALPRGQKEAGYAIGLRKAGVMRLILFPQAIRSMLPVIIAQLVVALKDTALGSIITYNELLYYARYLGNQPSLDSPIIPAAIVVGAIYIGICLILSGIAKWVEIRTKNGGRKGTGHPAARATTDTALLAAQD is encoded by the coding sequence ATGAGCTCCGTCCTCTTCGACAACCCCGGACCCCGTGCGGTCGCCCGCAACCGCGTCATGGGCGCCGTCGTCCTGCTCGTCCTCGTCGCCCTGCTGGCCTTCGTGCTCTGGCGGTTCGCCGAGTCCGGGCAGTTCTCCGCGGCCAAGTGGCGCGCGTTCGGCTACCCGCTGGTCTGGCAGAGCATCGGCGCGGCGCTCGGGCAGACGCTCGCCGCCTTCGCCACAGCCGGCGTCGCGAGCATCGTGCTCGGCCTGCTGCTGGCGATCGGCCGTCTCTCCGACCGCCGCTGGATCAACATCCCGGTCACGCTCTTCATCGAGCTGTTCCGCGCCATCCCGGTCCTCATCCTGATGATGCTGATGTACTACGGGCTCCCGTTCGTCGGCCTCAAGCTGACGCCGTACCTCGCCGTGGTCATCGCACTGACGCTCTACAACGGCTCCGTCTTCTCCGAGATCTTCCGCGCCGGCATCGAGGCCCTCCCGCGCGGCCAGAAGGAGGCGGGCTACGCGATCGGCCTGCGCAAGGCGGGCGTCATGCGCCTCATCCTCTTCCCGCAGGCGATCCGCTCGATGCTGCCCGTGATCATCGCCCAGCTCGTCGTCGCCCTCAAGGACACGGCGCTCGGCTCGATCATCACCTACAACGAGCTGCTCTACTACGCCCGCTACCTCGGCAACCAGCCGAGCCTGGACAGCCCGATCATCCCCGCGGCCATCGTGGTCGGCGCCATCTACATCGGCATCTGCCTGATCCTCTCCGGCATCGCCAAGTGGGTCGAGATCCGCACGAAGAACGGCGGCCGCAAGGGCACCGGCCACCCGGCGGCCCGCGCGACCACCGACACCGCCCTGCTCGCCGCGCAGGACTGA
- a CDS encoding glutamate ABC transporter substrate-binding protein — MRTKLMFMTAGLAAAALTLAGCAGDSGTGTGSDSGSEGSGAAYEVATDVTLEGSPTFDAMSADDTVTIGVKEDQPGLGYLDAATGERSGFDIEIAKWVAASLGFSEEQIDYQPIPSANREASIVNGDIDYYVGTYSITDKRKEQVGFAGPYFETGQQLLVAADNDTITGPDDLSADTTVCSATGSTPIQNIRANYPEVPPVEFDTYSQCVDALADGQVDAVTTDGAILIGYAAQKPDELKVVGEPFSTELYGIGLAKDDTALRGFINEMLTDGGDTWSTIYDETLGQSGTTVEQPAVDAY, encoded by the coding sequence ATGCGCACCAAGCTCATGTTCATGACCGCGGGACTCGCCGCAGCGGCCCTCACCCTCGCCGGCTGCGCCGGTGACTCCGGGACCGGCACCGGCTCCGACTCCGGCTCCGAGGGGAGCGGAGCGGCCTACGAGGTCGCCACCGACGTCACCCTCGAGGGCAGCCCGACCTTCGACGCCATGTCGGCGGACGACACCGTGACCATCGGCGTCAAGGAGGACCAGCCCGGTCTGGGCTACCTCGACGCCGCGACCGGTGAGCGCTCCGGCTTCGACATCGAGATCGCGAAGTGGGTCGCCGCGTCGCTCGGCTTCTCCGAGGAGCAGATCGACTACCAGCCGATCCCCTCGGCCAACCGCGAGGCCTCGATCGTGAACGGCGACATCGACTACTACGTCGGCACCTACTCGATCACCGACAAGCGCAAGGAGCAGGTCGGCTTCGCCGGACCCTACTTCGAGACCGGGCAGCAGCTGCTCGTCGCCGCGGACAACGACACGATCACCGGGCCGGACGACCTCTCGGCCGACACCACCGTGTGCTCCGCGACCGGCTCGACCCCGATCCAGAACATCCGCGCGAACTACCCCGAGGTCCCGCCCGTCGAGTTCGACACCTACTCGCAGTGCGTCGACGCCCTGGCCGACGGCCAGGTCGACGCGGTGACCACCGACGGCGCGATCCTGATCGGCTACGCCGCGCAGAAGCCCGACGAGCTGAAGGTCGTCGGCGAGCCCTTCAGCACCGAGCTCTACGGCATCGGCCTCGCGAAGGACGACACCGCCCTGCGCGGGTTCATCAACGAGATGCTGACCGACGGCGGTGACACCTGGAGCACGATCTACGACGAGACCCTCGGCCAGTCCGGCACCACGGTCGAGCAGCCCGCGGTCGACGCCTACTAG
- a CDS encoding SseB family protein codes for MTGSSSGEGRALPAHLSDSAGTPWAGRHFEQSASTDDDGSAPEGLVRALRAFGAGDAGPEAVVDALRESRLLIPLVAKLGEEAEGVAGLRADKSQELSIVTVAGPDGRTVLPVFSDVEAMRRWDRLARPVPVDGRRAALAAVAEETELMVLDPASPHEFAVRRPALWAIAEGSPWRPSPADPEVLAALRAGAAAEDAVVSLDVRPGDPGQRLTGPELVIVLELQPGLDRAALGALVARLGERWAADEIVAARVDSMTLQLASAPAA; via the coding sequence GTGACCGGCTCGTCCTCGGGTGAGGGACGCGCGCTCCCCGCGCACCTGAGCGACTCGGCCGGCACCCCGTGGGCCGGCCGCCACTTCGAGCAGAGCGCGTCGACCGACGACGACGGCAGCGCACCCGAGGGCCTGGTCCGCGCGCTGCGCGCGTTCGGCGCGGGCGACGCGGGCCCGGAGGCGGTGGTCGACGCGTTGCGCGAGTCGCGCCTGCTCATCCCCCTGGTCGCGAAGCTCGGCGAGGAGGCCGAGGGCGTCGCGGGCCTGCGCGCCGACAAGTCGCAGGAGCTGTCGATCGTGACGGTCGCGGGTCCAGACGGCCGGACCGTGCTCCCGGTCTTCAGCGACGTCGAGGCGATGCGCCGCTGGGACCGGCTCGCACGTCCCGTCCCCGTCGACGGACGGCGGGCGGCGCTGGCCGCGGTGGCGGAGGAGACCGAGCTGATGGTCCTCGACCCCGCTTCGCCGCACGAGTTCGCCGTCCGCCGCCCCGCGCTCTGGGCGATCGCCGAGGGGTCGCCGTGGCGGCCGAGCCCGGCCGATCCGGAGGTCCTGGCCGCTCTGCGCGCCGGTGCCGCCGCGGAGGACGCCGTCGTCTCGCTCGACGTGCGGCCGGGCGATCCCGGTCAGCGGCTCACCGGTCCGGAGCTGGTCATCGTGCTGGAGCTGCAGCCCGGTCTCGATCGTGCGGCGCTCGGAGCGCTGGTCGCGCGGCTGGGCGAGCGCTGGGCCGCCGACGAGATCGTCGCCGCGAGGGTCGACTCGATGACCCTCCAGCTGGCGTCCGCTCCCGCCGCCTGA
- the hisH gene encoding imidazole glycerol phosphate synthase subunit HisH: protein MTGARPSVVVYDYGSGNVHSAVKALELAGADVELTSNRTRALEADGLLVPGVGAFSAVMSALTAARGGEIIEKRLAGGRPVLGICVGMQVLFERGVERGVESEGLGEWPGTVDLLPAEVVPHMGWNTVDVPAGSRLFDGIEDERFYFVHSYGAREWTLDVMPPFPRPAVTWADHGGPFIAAVENGPLSATQFHPEKSGAAGLRLLSNWLGGLRTN from the coding sequence GTGACCGGCGCCCGGCCGTCCGTCGTCGTCTACGACTACGGCTCCGGCAACGTCCACTCGGCCGTCAAGGCGCTCGAGCTCGCGGGCGCCGACGTCGAGCTGACCTCGAACCGCACCCGCGCCCTCGAGGCCGACGGACTCCTCGTCCCGGGGGTCGGCGCCTTCAGCGCGGTGATGTCGGCACTGACGGCGGCGCGCGGCGGCGAGATCATCGAGAAGCGCCTCGCCGGCGGCCGCCCGGTGCTCGGGATCTGCGTGGGGATGCAGGTGCTCTTCGAGCGCGGCGTCGAGCGCGGTGTCGAGAGCGAGGGCCTGGGGGAGTGGCCGGGGACGGTCGACCTGCTGCCCGCCGAGGTCGTGCCGCACATGGGCTGGAACACCGTCGACGTGCCGGCGGGCTCCCGCCTGTTCGACGGCATCGAGGACGAGCGCTTCTACTTCGTGCACTCCTACGGCGCCCGGGAGTGGACGCTGGACGTCATGCCCCCGTTCCCGCGTCCTGCGGTCACCTGGGCCGACCACGGCGGTCCGTTCATCGCGGCCGTCGAGAACGGGCCGCTCTCCGCGACGCAGTTCCACCCGGAGAAGTCCGGCGCCGCGGGCCTGCGGCTGCTCTCGAATTGGCTGGGCGGGCTCCGCACGAACTAG
- the priA gene encoding bifunctional 1-(5-phosphoribosyl)-5-((5-phosphoribosylamino)methylideneamino)imidazole-4-carboxamide isomerase/phosphoribosylanthranilate isomerase PriA has product MSEFTKAPGLVLLPAIDVAGGKAVRLTQGEAGTETNYGDPIDAAGDWADQGAEWIHLVDLDAAFGRGDNHGIMKKVIRQVKGVNVELSGGIRDDRSLESALNAGAKRINLGTAALENPEWAASVIAQYGDQIAVGLDVRGTTLAARGWTKEGGDLWQVLERLEEAGCTRYVVTDVTKDGTLKGPNLELLEQVMARTHRPVIASGGISNLDDIAALRDLVPQGLEGAIVGKALYAGAFTLAEALDVASE; this is encoded by the coding sequence ATGAGCGAGTTCACCAAGGCCCCGGGCCTGGTCCTTCTCCCCGCGATCGACGTGGCCGGCGGCAAGGCCGTCCGCCTGACGCAGGGCGAGGCGGGCACCGAGACCAACTACGGCGACCCGATCGACGCGGCCGGCGACTGGGCCGACCAGGGCGCCGAGTGGATCCACCTCGTCGACCTCGACGCGGCCTTCGGCCGCGGCGACAACCACGGCATCATGAAGAAGGTCATCCGCCAGGTGAAGGGCGTCAACGTCGAGCTCTCCGGCGGCATCCGCGACGACCGCAGCCTCGAGTCGGCGCTGAACGCCGGTGCGAAGCGCATCAACCTCGGCACCGCCGCGCTGGAGAACCCGGAGTGGGCCGCCAGCGTCATCGCGCAGTACGGCGACCAGATCGCGGTCGGTCTCGACGTGCGCGGCACCACCCTCGCGGCCCGCGGCTGGACGAAGGAGGGCGGCGACCTCTGGCAGGTCCTCGAGCGCCTCGAGGAGGCCGGCTGCACCCGCTACGTCGTCACCGACGTGACGAAGGACGGCACCCTCAAGGGACCCAACCTCGAGCTGCTCGAGCAGGTCATGGCCCGCACGCACCGCCCCGTCATCGCCTCGGGCGGCATCTCGAACCTCGACGACATCGCGGCGCTGCGCGACCTCGTCCCGCAGGGCCTCGAGGGCGCGATCGTCGGCAAGGCGCTCTACGCCGGCGCCTTCACGCTCGCCGAGGCGCTCGACGTCGCCTCCGAGTGA